The DNA segment GTTTCGGCATGTACCGGGTGGAAATCCTGACCGCTTTTCTGGCCAATCTGATTTTTATGGCGGTCGGGCTGTTTATCGTGTACGAAGGCTACCTGCAATTTCGCCATCCGCATCCGGTGGCGGGAGCCTGGATGTTCGCCATCACATTGTTGGGACTGGTCATCTATTCAGCCCTGACGTACCTGATGGGCAAGGAAAAAGACAATATGAACGCGAAAAGCGCCTGGTTGCACTTTCTCGGCGACGCGCTGTCGTCCGTCGCGGTGTTGATCGGTGCGGCCGTGATCTATTTCACCGGCTGGTATCCGATCGACGGTTTGCTGTCCGCGTTGATCGGGCTGGTGATCGCGCTGGCTGCGGCCAAGATGGCGTGGGACGGGGCGAAGATTTTGCTGGAAGCGGCACCGTCGCACATCAATCCGGAAGAAGTGGAAAAATCACTGCGGCGTCTGCCGGAGGTGACCGGGGTAACCGATTTGCACATCTGGGCGTTGACACAGAACCAGATCATGATGTCCTGCCACCTGGCGGTGACCGTCACCACGATCGAACAGGGGGAAGATGTGATTCGTACGGTGCAGGATTTGATGTGGAACCGGTTTGGCATCGGACACACGACCATCCAGCTCGAAACCCAGTCTTGCAACACCTGTTTCCACCACGAGGTGCAACTGGATCATTGCCACACCTGTCCGACCGCGACCTGCAGCACGAAAGGATTCAGTCCAAGCACGTAATGCCGCCGGCTGGCGGCTTTTAAATATAGAGCGTGCGTGGCGTACAGCTCGTCTCCCAAAAATTTTTCGTTCAGTTTGTGAAAAAAGTAGCAATTTGGTGGTACATAGAATCCGGGAATGTGATATAATGAAGTAGGTACAATTTTTCACAAAGTCTACATACTTCAGTTGGTGCATGTTCCGCAGCACTTATTCGAACACTATTCCCAAATCATCTCGCAAGCGCCGACTTCAAGGGAGGACTGGCAACAATGGCAAAAATTTTGATCCTGGGGGCCGGATACGGGGGCATGGCGGCGGCGGTGAAGATGCAGAAAGCGAAGATCCCCTTCACCATCATCAACAAGCACTCCTACCATTATTTTACCACTCTGCTGCATGAACCGGCCGGCGGCCGCAACGATTTTGAACCTTATTATGTGCAGATTTCCGAAGTGCTGAACGGGCCGGAAGCGACCATCATCAAGGATGAGATCCAGGCGGTGAAGCCGCAGGAAAAAAAGGTGATCGGCAAAAACGGTGAATATACGTATGATTACCTGATTTTCGCGCTGGGCAACGCGCCCGAGTTTTTCGGCATTCCGGGACTGAAAGAGCACAGCTTGCTGCTGCGCAGCCTGGAAACCGCGAAGGAAATCCGCTCGCATATCGAAAACAATTTTGCCGCTTATGCGGTCGATAAAGATCCGTCCCGGCTGCGGATCGTCGTCGGCGGTGCAGGCTTGACCGGGGTCGAGCTGTGCGGCGAACTGGCCGACTACCTGCCGCATTTGGCGCACCGTTATCGGATTCCGGAATCGAAAATCGAACTGATCAATCTTGAGGCGGCGCCGACCATTCTGCCGATGCTCGACAAGCGTCTGCAGGAAACTGCACTCGATGTGTTGACCCGCAAGGGTGTGCAGGTGCGCACCAACGAAAAAATCGTGCGCGTTGGAGAAAACGAAGTGGAACTGGCGACCGGCGAGAAAATCGAGGCGAGAACGATCATCTGGACGGGCGGCGTGCGCGCCAATCCGCTGCTGGCGGAAGCCGGTTTTGACTGCGATCCGCGCGGCCGCGCGAAGGTCAACGAGTTCCTGCAGTCGGTCGACTATCCGGACGTGTTCGTGATCGGTGACTCCGCTTGCTTCATCGGCGAAGACGGCCGTCCGTTGCCGCCGACAGCACAGTTGGCAGGACAGATGGGCGACCATGTGGTCGACAACCTGAAAGCGCTGATGAACGGCCAGCCGATGAAAAAATTCGTCTTCCACTACATGGGAACCTTGGCGTCGATCGGCTCCGAAGTGGGCGTCGGCAACATCAAGGGCTTCAAGACCAAAGGCGTCACCGCCACCATTTTGAAGGAAGCGTCGAAAGCCAAGTGGCTGATCAACCTCGGCGGACTGAGCCTGTTGGCGAAGAAAAACAAACAGTTCACAAGATCATACTAAAACCGCAAAAGCCGTGCTTTTCTTCGGAAAGCGCGGCTTTTTAGGAGTTATCGCCATGTCCTACCGCGAACTGATGATAGAAATCAAAAAAGGCGTTATCCATCCGGTGTATCTGTTGTACGGAACGGAGCAACTGCTGATCCGGGAAGTGGTGGAAGCGCTCGATCAGGCGATCAATCCGGGCGACGAATTGAACATGCTGCGCTTCGATTGTGACGACACGCCGATCCAGACGGCCGTACGGGAAGCGGATACGCTGCCGTTTTTAAGCGACAAGCGGCTGGTGATCGTGCACAACGCCACCCTGTTTACAGGCGCCAAACCATCCCGCAATGACCACGATCCGGACGCATTGCTGCGGTATCTGGAAAATCCGGCTCCCACTTCGACGCTGGTGCTGACCGTATACGCGGAGAAGCTGGACGAGCGGAAGAAGCTCACGAAAGCGGCGTATAAGAACGGGAAAGTGGCGGGCTTTTTTCCCTTGAAAGAGGCCGAACTGCGCGAATGGATTCAGGCGCAATGCCGCAAGCATCAGGTTTTGATCACGCCGGACGCCGTTTCCCGGTTATTGTTGACGTGCGGCTCGAACCTGATGTTTCTTGCCACGGAACTGGAGAAGCTGTCCCTGTACGTGGGGGCAAACGGAACGATCGACGAGGACGTCGTCAATCGATTGGCATCGCGCACGCTGGAGCAGGACATTTTTGTGTTTGTGGATGAAGTCGTTCGTCTGCGGACCGAGCGAGCGCTGCGTTTGATGGACGATTTGATCAAAAACAAACAGGCGCCCGTCTACCTTCTCTTTATGATCGCCCGTCAGTTGCGCATCATGCTGCAGGTGAAGATCCAGATCGCGCGAGGGCTGTCGCCGCAACAGATCGCCTCCCTGATCGGCGTCCATCCGTATGCCTGCAAAGTGGCGGGTGAGCAGGCAAAACGTTTTTCGCGACCGGAATTGGAACGGCTGTTGGCGGAACTGGCGGAAATCGACTACAAAATCAAGACTGGCCAACTCACAGACAGGCAGGCGTTGGAGATGTTTTTGCTGACGATGCCGCGTAAAGTGAAAGCAACCGTTTCGGGGTAGAGAGAACCGGTAGCAGAATCTGGGATGTATCGACCGCTGTCTTTTCGGACACCTTTAGAACAGTCAGTTCGGGAGGTGGTACCCGTGGCCCGGAGACGCAACCGGTTGCTGGTTCCGGAAGCGAAAGAGGCACTGGATTGCTTGAAGTGCCAAGTCATTCAGGAAAATACGGCGGATCCCAACGTGTCTTGTACAGTCAATCCGAATGACGCGAAATATACGGTAGCCAAACAAGTGGGAGTACCGCTTGCGAAAGGAGACAACGGGGAATTGACGGCCCGCCAGGCCGGTAAAGTCGGCGGCCGGTTAGGCGGTTCGATGGTGCGGCGGCTGGTGGAACTGGCCCAGCAACAATTGAGCGAGCAGGGTCAAAGTTAGCAAATCCCCTTGATCGACCGCCCGAATAGCAAAAAACCCTCGATCGTCGGATCGGGGGTTTTTTGCTCTGTTTATGCGCCCAGTTTGTTGAATTTTTTCGTCAAACGGGATTTTTTGCGGGCAGCGGTGTTCTTATGGATAATGCCTTTGGTCACCGCTTTGTCGAGCGAACGAGTAGCCTTCTTAAGCAGATCTTTTGCAGCTTCCAGATCGTTGTTGGTCAGCGCAACTTCGAATTTTTTGATCGCTGTACGAAGGGCGGATTTCGCCGCGGCGTTGCGAAGGGTACGAGTCCGGGTAATCTTCACCCGTTTGATCGCAGATTTGATGTTCGGCACCCTGTTCACCTCCTTACAGCAGCAGATACGATCCTTTTTAGACGGACAATGGATATTTTATCATGGGTGAGAGGGCAACGCAACTGCAAAGTGCATAAGCTTCCGCCGTTTTGCGAATCTTACGGTACAAAGGGTGTTGGAGGGGGACACGGATGACGAACAACAAGCAGGAAATTGACTGGTCGAGTTATTCGGTCCGCACCGACCTGGCGGTGGAAGCCCACCAGATGGCGGGGGCGGTGCAGGGCACTCCCGCTCTCATGGGGGTCGAAACGGATTCCTATGAAGAGGAAGGCATCCGTGTGACCAAAATGAAGGTCAAGGATCAGATCGGCGCGCGGATGATCGGGAAACAGGTCGGCAACTACCTGACGTTCGAGGTCCCCGGACTGCGCAAGAAAGACCCCGACTTGCAGGACAAGGTGGCGCAAAAATTTGCCGAGGAGTTTCGCCATTTTATCGATTTGCCGGAGAACGCCAAGGTCCTGATCGTCGGGCTGGGTAACTGGAATGTCACGCCGGATGCCCTGGGGCCGATGGTCGTGAAAAAAGTGTTTGTCACGCGACATCTGTATGACCATATGCCGGATCTTTTGGGTGAAGGGTTCCGTCCTGTAGCAGCTGTCTCACCGGGGGTTCTTGGTATCACCGGCATTGAAACGGGCGAAATCGTACAGGGAATTGTGGAAAATATCAAGCCTGATTTGGTCATCGCGGTCGACGCTCTGGCGTCGCGCGCTTTGGAGCGGGTGAACACCACCATCCAGGTAGCGGATAGCGGGATCACGCCGGGAGCCGGCGTCGGCAACAAACGCAAGGGGCTGAACAAGGAAACGCTTGGGGTTCCGGTTGTGGCGATCGGTGTTCCGACTGTAGTCG comes from the Effusibacillus pohliae DSM 22757 genome and includes:
- a CDS encoding cation diffusion facilitator family transporter, whose product is MHTYDRTHHDTFAVSERIIRYGILLTFAVFGLKMVGGYFTDSLALISDGWHLAGDLVTLLLSWWGVKQSVKPATRRHSFGMYRVEILTAFLANLIFMAVGLFIVYEGYLQFRHPHPVAGAWMFAITLLGLVIYSALTYLMGKEKDNMNAKSAWLHFLGDALSSVAVLIGAAVIYFTGWYPIDGLLSALIGLVIALAAAKMAWDGAKILLEAAPSHINPEEVEKSLRRLPEVTGVTDLHIWALTQNQIMMSCHLAVTVTTIEQGEDVIRTVQDLMWNRFGIGHTTIQLETQSCNTCFHHEVQLDHCHTCPTATCSTKGFSPST
- the holA gene encoding DNA polymerase III subunit delta, which codes for MSYRELMIEIKKGVIHPVYLLYGTEQLLIREVVEALDQAINPGDELNMLRFDCDDTPIQTAVREADTLPFLSDKRLVIVHNATLFTGAKPSRNDHDPDALLRYLENPAPTSTLVLTVYAEKLDERKKLTKAAYKNGKVAGFFPLKEAELREWIQAQCRKHQVLITPDAVSRLLLTCGSNLMFLATELEKLSLYVGANGTIDEDVVNRLASRTLEQDIFVFVDEVVRLRTERALRLMDDLIKNKQAPVYLLFMIARQLRIMLQVKIQIARGLSPQQIASLIGVHPYACKVAGEQAKRFSRPELERLLAELAEIDYKIKTGQLTDRQALEMFLLTMPRKVKATVSG
- a CDS encoding NAD(P)/FAD-dependent oxidoreductase is translated as MAKILILGAGYGGMAAAVKMQKAKIPFTIINKHSYHYFTTLLHEPAGGRNDFEPYYVQISEVLNGPEATIIKDEIQAVKPQEKKVIGKNGEYTYDYLIFALGNAPEFFGIPGLKEHSLLLRSLETAKEIRSHIENNFAAYAVDKDPSRLRIVVGGAGLTGVELCGELADYLPHLAHRYRIPESKIELINLEAAPTILPMLDKRLQETALDVLTRKGVQVRTNEKIVRVGENEVELATGEKIEARTIIWTGGVRANPLLAEAGFDCDPRGRAKVNEFLQSVDYPDVFVIGDSACFIGEDGRPLPPTAQLAGQMGDHVVDNLKALMNGQPMKKFVFHYMGTLASIGSEVGVGNIKGFKTKGVTATILKEASKAKWLINLGGLSLLAKKNKQFTRSY
- the gpr gene encoding GPR endopeptidase, which translates into the protein MTNNKQEIDWSSYSVRTDLAVEAHQMAGAVQGTPALMGVETDSYEEEGIRVTKMKVKDQIGARMIGKQVGNYLTFEVPGLRKKDPDLQDKVAQKFAEEFRHFIDLPENAKVLIVGLGNWNVTPDALGPMVVKKVFVTRHLYDHMPDLLGEGFRPVAAVSPGVLGITGIETGEIVQGIVENIKPDLVIAVDALASRALERVNTTIQVADSGITPGAGVGNKRKGLNKETLGVPVVAIGVPTVVDAVTIAHDTIDLLMNHIGQQVPDNACAQLFDRFNEQEKRQLIHEILQPLGQNLMVTPKEIDQFIDDIATVVANGLNMALHSSITPEDAAMFLH
- the rpsT gene encoding 30S ribosomal protein S20, giving the protein MPNIKSAIKRVKITRTRTLRNAAAKSALRTAIKKFEVALTNNDLEAAKDLLKKATRSLDKAVTKGIIHKNTAARKKSRLTKKFNKLGA
- a CDS encoding alpha/beta-type small acid-soluble spore protein; this encodes MARRRNRLLVPEAKEALDCLKCQVIQENTADPNVSCTVNPNDAKYTVAKQVGVPLAKGDNGELTARQAGKVGGRLGGSMVRRLVELAQQQLSEQGQS